Within Bdellovibrio bacteriovorus HD100, the genomic segment GGTCCACTGAGGAGGCAACATGAACACTTTATTCCACAACGCACTTAAAAGAACTCCTCAGGCTGTTCCACCCATCTGGTTCATGCGCCAGGCGGGCCGCTATCACAAACACTATCAGGGCATGCGCGCCAATCATTCTTTTGACCAGCTTTGCAAACGCGCGGAGCTGGCGGCGGAAGTCGCCCGTGGCCCGGTAGCCGAATTTGATTTCGACGTTTCCATCCTTTTCAGCGATATTTTGTATCCGCTGGAAGCTCTGGGCATGGGCTTGGAATACACCGATCACGGCCCGCAACTGGGTTTCAAACTGACTCCGGAAACCATCGGCACGTTGGGTGGTGTGGAAGAAGCAGTTAAGTTTATGCACTTCCAGAAAGAAGCCGTGCAAGCGACTCGCGCGGTTCTGCCTTCCAATAAAAGTCTGATTGGCTTTGTGGGCGGTCCTTGGACCTTGTTCGTTTACGCAGTGGAAGGATCCCACGCAGGTTCTTTGATCCAGTCCAAGAAACTGGCTCCGATGTTCCCGCAGTTCCTGGAAAAGATGTACCCGCTGCTCAAAGAAAACATCCGCCTGCAACTGGAAGGTGGCGTTGAGATCGTGATGATCTTCGACACCGCTGCCGGCGAAGTTTCACCTCTGTTCTTCCAGGAATGGATCCAGCCGGTATTGGCCCGTCTGTCTCAGGACTATCCGGGCAAGATCGGTTACTATTCCAAAGGCACCCAGGCGGTGTTCTTCAATGACGCCTTCAAGGCACTGCCATGGGCAGGTCAGGGCTTCGACCACAGAAATTATCTTCCGGATTGCTTCAACATCCAGAACAAAGGCTTCGTTCAGGGCAACTTCGACCAAAGCTTGCTGTTCATGGATGAGGCTGACTTCAAAAAGGCGATGCACACCTACCTTGCGCCAATGAAGAACATGAGCAAAGAACAGCGCGCCGGCTGGGTCAGCGGCCTGGGCCATGGTGTTTTGCCGAAAACTCCTGAAAAGAATGTAAAACTGTTCGTAGATACTGTCCGTGAGGTGCTGTCATGATGAAAGATCTGCTGGCTAAATACGACGTACCGGTTCCCCGTTACACTTCCTATCCGACCGTGCCTTACTGGGAAACCAATCCCACCACGGATCAGTGGGTGCAGCATCTGCGCGCCACTTTGAAAGAAGGCACTGGCGGCTGGTCCCTGTACCTGCATATTCCTTTCTGCGAAAGTCTTTGTACTTTCTGCGGTTGCAACAACATCATCACCAAAGACCACAAGCGTGAAACACCGTACGTGGATATGGTTTTGAAAGAATGGCAGCTGTATCTGGATCAGGTTCCCGAGCTTTTGGAAAAACCGCTGAAACACATCCACTTGGGTGGCGGCACACCGACGTTCCTGTCGGCGGAGGCTTTGACCCAGTTGCTGAAACCGATTCTTTCCCGCGTAAAAATCGATACCCATGATTTTGAAGGTTCCATCGAAGTGGATCCTCGCCGCACCAATGCGGCTCAGTTGAAAGCTTTGCGAGAGCTGGGCTTCAACCGTGTCAGCATGGGTGTTCAGGATTTCCATCCCGAAGTGCAGCGTCTGGTAAACCGTATTCAGCCTTTGGAAATCACCCAGAAGCTGACTCAGGACGCGCGCGACATGGGTTATACATCCGTGAACTTTGACTTGATCTATGGATTGGCTCGCCAGACCCCGGAATCCATCACAGAAACGGCAAAGGCAACCGTGGCTTTGCGCCCGGATCGTATTGCTTTGTACAGCTTTGCCCTGGTTCCTTGGATCAAGCCGGCGCAGCGTCTGTTTAAGGACGAGGACCTGCCAAAGGCTTCTGAAAAACGCAGACTGTATGAAATCGCCCGTGGCATCCTGATCGAAGGTGGTTACGTGGAAGTGGGCATGGATCATTTTGCCCTTCCAACCGACAACCTTTGCATTGCGATGAATGAAAAACGCCTGCACAGAAACTTTATGGGTTACACCGATCAGCGCACGGATGTATTGCTGGGCATGGGTGTGTCTTCGATCTCTGAAACTCCTTACAGCTTCCATCAAAACGAAAAAGTTCTTCCGCTTTATGAAGCGGCTTTGAACGAAGGCCGCCTGCCAACTTTGCGCGGGCACATTTTGACTGAGGAAGACAAAGTCCGTCGTGAGCAGATCTTGAATCTGATGACGAACTTTGAAGTGCCATTCGTCAGTGAGGCGCAGGAAAACCAATCCAAGGAATTCCTGGCTGAAATGATCAAGGACGAACTGGTTGAGATCAAGGACCACAAGCTGATGGTGAACGAAGCCGGACGCCCATTCCTGAGAAATGCCTGTGCATTTTTCGATGAGCGCTTGAAAACCAAACAACCACAGACCAAAATCTTCTCTCAATCCATATGAAAACAGTGCATGTAATCGGCGCGGGCTTTGCGGGACTGACAGTGTCCCTGAGGCTCGCCCAAAAAGGCTTTCAGGTAGAACTTTATGAATCCTCGGACCGTGTCGGGGGATTGCTGGGTACTGACCAGACACCTTATGGCATCGCCGAACGTGCCGCCAACGCCCTGATTCGCACCGAAAAAGCCGAAGGCCTTTTCAGCGAACTGGGGCTGACTCCCAGTTTTCCCCTGGAGTCCTCTAAAAAACGTTTCCTTTTCCGCAATTCACCGAAGGCATGGCCGCTGACCTTCCTGGAGACACTGACCCTGATCGGCCGTGTGCTTCCCCGTGTTTTGATCGGCGGAAAAAAAGTCCTGCGCCCTCAGGCCGGAGAAACCCTTCTGAACTGGGGCGAGCGCAGAATCGGCAAAGCTCCGACAAGATTTCTGCTGGGCCCTGCGATGCAGGGAATTTACGGCAATGAGATCACCCATCTTAGCGCCAGTTTGATTCTGGGTCCGCTCTTTTCCGGTGCCAAGCGCAGCAAATACAAAGGTCTTCTGACCGGCCCCGGCGGAATGCAGGACCTGGTGGACCATCTGCAAACCCGACTGCAGGAATTGGGTGTAAAGATTCACCTGAATTCCAATGTGAACCTGGCCTCTCTTGAAGGGCCGGTGGTTCTTGCGACCTCTGCAAAGGCCGCAAGCGTGCTGCTGGCGGAAAAACATCCTGAATTTTCCAAAGTTCTTTCCAAAATTCAGATGTCTTCACTGATGAGTGTGACCTTGTTCTTCACCAAGGCTCAGGAAGAATTCAAAGGTTTTGGCTGCCTGATACCACGCGGATTTGATCTGAAGGCCCTGGGGGTTCTGATGAATTCCTATATCTTCAAGGACCGCGACAAAACCTACAATGAAACATGGATTCTGGGCGGTCAGCAGGAAGAGGCGTTACTGGATCTTCCTGACAACGAAATTCTGAAACTGCTGGCCGACGAACGCTTCCGCATTCTGGGCCAGAAAGACACCCTGCTGGATTACCGTATCAACCGCTGGAAAAAGGCTTTGCCATTTTATGATCTTAATCTGGAAAACGCCCTGGCGGACCTGGCGGAAGTGCCCGAGCCAGCAGGCTTCTATCTGCATGGAAATTATCTAAGCGGTATTGGATTAAGCAAAATTCTGGAACGCAGCGATTGGATCGCCGAAAAGATTGCGAGTGAACATGGGTAAAAAAGGTCTGTTGCTGATCAATATTGGCAGCCCGAAGTCCTATCAAGTCAACGATGTGAAAAAGTACCTCAGTGAATTCCTGATGGATGAAGATGTCATCACTCTTCCCTATGTTTTGCGCTGGCCGCTGGTTAATCTTTTGATTGTTCCCCGCCGCGCGCCGTTTTCAGCGGAAAACTACAAAAAAGTCTGGATGAAAGAAGGCTCTCCGATCGCGGTTTACACCCGCCGATTTGCCGCGCTTTTACAGGAAGAATTGAAAGACCAGTTCGTGGTCAAAGTCGGCTTGCAGTACAGCGAGCCTTCCGTAGAGTCCGCCCTTAAAGACCTGCAACAAGCCGGTGTCGACGAGATTCTGGTGGCCCCGATGTTCCCGCAGTATGCCGAAGCCACCAATGGCAGCTCATTCAAGCTGGCCGAGCGCATGGCGAAGAAACTTCACCTGACCGCACCGCTTCGCCGCCTGCCTGCATTCTTTGACGACGCCTCTTTCGTCGGGACCTCTGTGAAGCTGGTCGAAGAAACCCTGCAGGACAAAGAAGTCGATCACTATCTGTTTTCATTCCACGGTCTGCCTGAAAGCCACGTGCGCAAGATCCCTGGCTGCCTGACCACCGAAGACTGCTGTTTTGAGAAAAACGCCTGCGCCAAGAACTGCTATCGTGCCCAGTGCTTTGCCACTGCGACGGCGATTGCTGAATCTCTCAATCTGGCTCCAAGTCACTGGAGTGTCGCCTTCCAGTCCCGTCTGGGGCGTGCAGAATGGCTGAAACCAGCAACAGATCACAGCCTGGAAGTGCTGGCCAAAACCGGCAAAAAGAATATCGCCGTGATCTGCCCGTCTTTTGTGGCTGATTGTATTGAGACCCTGGAAGAAATCGGCATCGGCGGGCAAGAGACCTTCCACGAACACGGCGGTGACCAGTATTATCTGGTCCCTTGCGTGAACGACAACCCGAAGTGGGTTCAGGGCTTTGCCGATCTGGTGAAAAGCATCTAAGGAATCAAAGAAAGTATCAAAGGCACAATGATGGCGGTCATCAAACCGTTGAGCGCCATCGCCAGCCCCGCAAAGGCTCCGGCCATCTCGCCGATCTGAAAGGCCCGGACTGTTCCCAGTCCATGGGCCGCAAGTCCCATCGCAAACCCCTTCACGACCGGATCTTTCACCCGCACCAGTTTCATCACGGTGGTCGCCACCAAAGCACCCACAATCCCGGTGATCATCACAAAGACTGTCGCCAAAGAAGGAGCTCCCCCGATTTTTTCGGCGATGCCCATGGCAATCGGAGTCGTTACAGATTTCGGTGTCAGCGACAACAGCACTTCATGCGGAAGCCCCATAAAGGCCCCGATAAACACCGCGCTTAAAATTCCCACGGCCGAGCCAATCACCAAAGCCACCATCAAAGGCACCAGCACCCGGCGCAAACGATCCAGTTGATTATATAGTGGCAAAGCCAAAGCCACCGTTGCCGGACCCAGCATGAAATGAATCGGTCGGACCGCCTGGAAGTATTCACGATAGGGAATTTTAGCAATCAGCAAAACCGCGATGATCGCAAACATGGAAATAACCGGCGGACTTAACAAAGGATTGTCCTTTCCCCACGCACTGATGCGTCGGGAGGCCAGATAAAACCCCAG encodes:
- the hemH gene encoding ferrochelatase: MGKKGLLLINIGSPKSYQVNDVKKYLSEFLMDEDVITLPYVLRWPLVNLLIVPRRAPFSAENYKKVWMKEGSPIAVYTRRFAALLQEELKDQFVVKVGLQYSEPSVESALKDLQQAGVDEILVAPMFPQYAEATNGSSFKLAERMAKKLHLTAPLRRLPAFFDDASFVGTSVKLVEETLQDKEVDHYLFSFHGLPESHVRKIPGCLTTEDCCFEKNACAKNCYRAQCFATATAIAESLNLAPSHWSVAFQSRLGRAEWLKPATDHSLEVLAKTGKKNIAVICPSFVADCIETLEEIGIGGQETFHEHGGDQYYLVPCVNDNPKWVQGFADLVKSI
- a CDS encoding uroporphyrinogen decarboxylase: MNTLFHNALKRTPQAVPPIWFMRQAGRYHKHYQGMRANHSFDQLCKRAELAAEVARGPVAEFDFDVSILFSDILYPLEALGMGLEYTDHGPQLGFKLTPETIGTLGGVEEAVKFMHFQKEAVQATRAVLPSNKSLIGFVGGPWTLFVYAVEGSHAGSLIQSKKLAPMFPQFLEKMYPLLKENIRLQLEGGVEIVMIFDTAAGEVSPLFFQEWIQPVLARLSQDYPGKIGYYSKGTQAVFFNDAFKALPWAGQGFDHRNYLPDCFNIQNKGFVQGNFDQSLLFMDEADFKKAMHTYLAPMKNMSKEQRAGWVSGLGHGVLPKTPEKNVKLFVDTVREVLS
- the hemN gene encoding oxygen-independent coproporphyrinogen III oxidase; amino-acid sequence: MMKDLLAKYDVPVPRYTSYPTVPYWETNPTTDQWVQHLRATLKEGTGGWSLYLHIPFCESLCTFCGCNNIITKDHKRETPYVDMVLKEWQLYLDQVPELLEKPLKHIHLGGGTPTFLSAEALTQLLKPILSRVKIDTHDFEGSIEVDPRRTNAAQLKALRELGFNRVSMGVQDFHPEVQRLVNRIQPLEITQKLTQDARDMGYTSVNFDLIYGLARQTPESITETAKATVALRPDRIALYSFALVPWIKPAQRLFKDEDLPKASEKRRLYEIARGILIEGGYVEVGMDHFALPTDNLCIAMNEKRLHRNFMGYTDQRTDVLLGMGVSSISETPYSFHQNEKVLPLYEAALNEGRLPTLRGHILTEEDKVRREQILNLMTNFEVPFVSEAQENQSKEFLAEMIKDELVEIKDHKLMVNEAGRPFLRNACAFFDERLKTKQPQTKIFSQSI
- a CDS encoding LrgB family protein, whose amino-acid sequence is MIELGALIMTLGFYLASRRISAWGKDNPLLSPPVISMFAIIAVLLIAKIPYREYFQAVRPIHFMLGPATVALALPLYNQLDRLRRVLVPLMVALVIGSAVGILSAVFIGAFMGLPHEVLLSLTPKSVTTPIAMGIAEKIGGAPSLATVFVMITGIVGALVATTVMKLVRVKDPVVKGFAMGLAAHGLGTVRAFQIGEMAGAFAGLAMALNGLMTAIIVPLILSLIP
- a CDS encoding protoporphyrinogen/coproporphyrinogen oxidase, whose amino-acid sequence is MKTVHVIGAGFAGLTVSLRLAQKGFQVELYESSDRVGGLLGTDQTPYGIAERAANALIRTEKAEGLFSELGLTPSFPLESSKKRFLFRNSPKAWPLTFLETLTLIGRVLPRVLIGGKKVLRPQAGETLLNWGERRIGKAPTRFLLGPAMQGIYGNEITHLSASLILGPLFSGAKRSKYKGLLTGPGGMQDLVDHLQTRLQELGVKIHLNSNVNLASLEGPVVLATSAKAASVLLAEKHPEFSKVLSKIQMSSLMSVTLFFTKAQEEFKGFGCLIPRGFDLKALGVLMNSYIFKDRDKTYNETWILGGQQEEALLDLPDNEILKLLADERFRILGQKDTLLDYRINRWKKALPFYDLNLENALADLAEVPEPAGFYLHGNYLSGIGLSKILERSDWIAEKIASEHG